In Zingiber officinale cultivar Zhangliang chromosome 11B, Zo_v1.1, whole genome shotgun sequence, a single window of DNA contains:
- the LOC122034554 gene encoding magnesium transporter MRS2-F-like isoform X1, translating into METRRSEAEGPLSTRVAAVDDAPPTPPAPTTGRRKAGPVREWLVVSASGWSYQEEVGKHSIMRRMGLPSRDLRVLDTLLSYPSTILGRERAVVIKLEHIRVIVTATEVLIPNFRDPLVAAFVQDLKSRVSTSISPQQDVSTSRSPPFPDVCVSPTQTARDSSNDCMTLQTLMSAHDRQEPSTGVKTDEVVYMGTKVLPFEFRALEVCLESACKFLESEASELEKEAYPTLDELTSQINSLNLERVRQIKNHLVALSVRVQKVRDEIEHLLDDDMDMAEMHLTEKLLHQSERGSSKLENSVEPDKESDELESDAANGKENAGGFDADIHELEMLLEAYFMQVDGTLRKLSTLRDYVDDTEDYINIMLDDKQNHLLQMGVILSMATILITVGILVTGIFAINIHIPLYDSPYITFEETVGALVGGSIILFIIAIWWGRRSGILQ; encoded by the exons ATGGAGACACGCCGCTCCGAGGCAGAAGGCCCCCTCTCAACTCGCGTTGCCGCCGTCGACGACGCGCCACCAACGCCGCCAGCCCCAACGACCGGGCGAAGGAAGGCTGGTCCTGTTAGGGAATGGTTAGTCGTCTCGGCGTCCGGGTGGTCGTACCAGGAGGAGGTTGGGAAGCACTCGATCATGCGCCGCATGGGTCTCCCCTCCCGCGATCTACGAGTCCTCGACACACTGCTGTCGTACCCCTCCACTATACTCGGACGGGAGCGTGCCGTTGTGATCAAACTGGAGCATATTCGGGTGATCGTCACCGCCACGGAGGTCCTCATCCCCAACTTCAGGGACCCCCTGGTCGCCGCCTTTGTCCAGGATCTCAAATCTAGGGTTTCCACTTCGATCAGCCCCCAACAG GATGTCAGCACTTCACGATCTCCTCCATTTCCTGATGTTTGTGTATCACCCACACAGACTGCGAGGGATTCTTCAAATGATTGTATGACATTGCAAACTCTCATGTCAGCTCATGATAGGCAGGAGCCCAGCACCGGGGTCAAAACGGATGAAGTAGTATATATGGGGACAAAAGTTTTACCTTTTGAATTCAGAGCACTTGAAGTGTGCCTTGAATCTGCCTGCAAATTTTTAGAATCAGAG GCTTCCGAACTAGAGAAAGAGGCATATCCAACTTTagatgagttgacttctcaaatCAATTCTCTGAATCTTGAGCGAGTTAGACAGATAAAAAATCATTTGGTTGCACTATCAGTGCGTGTGCAGAAG GTAAGGGATGAAATTGAACATTTATTGGATGATGACATGGACATGGCTGAAATGCACTTGACAGAGAAGCTCCTCCATCAGTCGGAAAGGGGATCATCAAAACTTGAAAACTCTGTTGAACCCGATAAAGAAAG TGATGAACTGGAGTCTGATGCTGCAAATGGCAAAGAGAATGCAGGTGGTTTCGACGCTGACATCCATGAGCTTGAAATGCTCTTAGAGGCTTACTTTATGCAGGTTGATGGTACTTTACGCAAACTATCCACG CTAAGAGACTATGTCGATGACACTGAGGATTACATCAACATCATGCTTGATGACAAGCAGAACCATCTGCTACAGATGGGAGTCATCCTCAGCATGGCCACCATTCTAATAACTGTTGGCATCCTTGTGACAGGTATATTTGCGATAAACATACACATCCCACTGTACGATTCTCCATATATCACGTTTGAGGAAACAGTGGGAGCTCTTGTAGGAGGTAGCATAATTTTGTTCATAATAGCCATTTGGTGGGGTAGAAGAAGTGGGATACTGCAGTAA
- the LOC122034554 gene encoding magnesium transporter MRS2-F-like isoform X4, producing the protein METRRSEAEGPLSTRVAAVDDAPPTPPAPTTGRRKAGPVREWLVVSASGWSYQEEVGKHSIMRRMGLPSRDLRVLDTLLSYPSTILGRERAVVIKLEHIRVIVTATEVLIPNFRDPLVAAFVQDLKSRVSTSISPQQDVSTSRSPPFPDVCVSPTQTARDSSNDCMTLQTLMSAHDRQEPSTGVKTDEVVYMGTKVLPFEFRALEVCLESACKFLESEASELEKEAYPTLDELTSQINSLNLERVRQIKNHLVALSVRVQKVRDEIEHLLDDDMDMAEMHLTEKLLHQSERGSSKLENSVEPDKESDELESDAANGKENAGGFDADIHELEMLLEAYFMQVDGTLRKLSTVYLR; encoded by the exons ATGGAGACACGCCGCTCCGAGGCAGAAGGCCCCCTCTCAACTCGCGTTGCCGCCGTCGACGACGCGCCACCAACGCCGCCAGCCCCAACGACCGGGCGAAGGAAGGCTGGTCCTGTTAGGGAATGGTTAGTCGTCTCGGCGTCCGGGTGGTCGTACCAGGAGGAGGTTGGGAAGCACTCGATCATGCGCCGCATGGGTCTCCCCTCCCGCGATCTACGAGTCCTCGACACACTGCTGTCGTACCCCTCCACTATACTCGGACGGGAGCGTGCCGTTGTGATCAAACTGGAGCATATTCGGGTGATCGTCACCGCCACGGAGGTCCTCATCCCCAACTTCAGGGACCCCCTGGTCGCCGCCTTTGTCCAGGATCTCAAATCTAGGGTTTCCACTTCGATCAGCCCCCAACAG GATGTCAGCACTTCACGATCTCCTCCATTTCCTGATGTTTGTGTATCACCCACACAGACTGCGAGGGATTCTTCAAATGATTGTATGACATTGCAAACTCTCATGTCAGCTCATGATAGGCAGGAGCCCAGCACCGGGGTCAAAACGGATGAAGTAGTATATATGGGGACAAAAGTTTTACCTTTTGAATTCAGAGCACTTGAAGTGTGCCTTGAATCTGCCTGCAAATTTTTAGAATCAGAG GCTTCCGAACTAGAGAAAGAGGCATATCCAACTTTagatgagttgacttctcaaatCAATTCTCTGAATCTTGAGCGAGTTAGACAGATAAAAAATCATTTGGTTGCACTATCAGTGCGTGTGCAGAAG GTAAGGGATGAAATTGAACATTTATTGGATGATGACATGGACATGGCTGAAATGCACTTGACAGAGAAGCTCCTCCATCAGTCGGAAAGGGGATCATCAAAACTTGAAAACTCTGTTGAACCCGATAAAGAAAG TGATGAACTGGAGTCTGATGCTGCAAATGGCAAAGAGAATGCAGGTGGTTTCGACGCTGACATCCATGAGCTTGAAATGCTCTTAGAGGCTTACTTTATGCAGGTTGATGGTACTTTACGCAAACTATCCACG GTATATTTGCGATAA
- the LOC122034554 gene encoding magnesium transporter MRS2-F-like isoform X2: protein METRRSEAEGPLSTRVAAVDDAPPTPPAPTTGRRKAGPVREWLVVSASGWSYQEEVGKHSIMRRMGLPSRDLRVLDTLLSYPSTILGRERAVVIKLEHIRVIVTATEVLIPNFRDPLVAAFVQDLKSRVSTSISPQQDVSTSRSPPFPDVCVSPTQTARDSSNDCMTLQTLMSAHDRQEPSTGVKTDEVVYMGTKVLPFEFRALEVCLESACKFLESEASELEKEAYPTLDELTSQINSLNLERVRQIKNHLVALSVRVQKVRDEIEHLLDDDMDMAEMHLTEKLLHQSERGSSKLENSVEPDKESDELESDAANGKENAGGFDADIHELEMLLEAYFMQVDGTLRKLSTLRDYVDDTEDYINIMLDDKQNHLLQMGVILSMATILITVGILVTGGSIILFIIAIWWGRRSGILQ, encoded by the exons ATGGAGACACGCCGCTCCGAGGCAGAAGGCCCCCTCTCAACTCGCGTTGCCGCCGTCGACGACGCGCCACCAACGCCGCCAGCCCCAACGACCGGGCGAAGGAAGGCTGGTCCTGTTAGGGAATGGTTAGTCGTCTCGGCGTCCGGGTGGTCGTACCAGGAGGAGGTTGGGAAGCACTCGATCATGCGCCGCATGGGTCTCCCCTCCCGCGATCTACGAGTCCTCGACACACTGCTGTCGTACCCCTCCACTATACTCGGACGGGAGCGTGCCGTTGTGATCAAACTGGAGCATATTCGGGTGATCGTCACCGCCACGGAGGTCCTCATCCCCAACTTCAGGGACCCCCTGGTCGCCGCCTTTGTCCAGGATCTCAAATCTAGGGTTTCCACTTCGATCAGCCCCCAACAG GATGTCAGCACTTCACGATCTCCTCCATTTCCTGATGTTTGTGTATCACCCACACAGACTGCGAGGGATTCTTCAAATGATTGTATGACATTGCAAACTCTCATGTCAGCTCATGATAGGCAGGAGCCCAGCACCGGGGTCAAAACGGATGAAGTAGTATATATGGGGACAAAAGTTTTACCTTTTGAATTCAGAGCACTTGAAGTGTGCCTTGAATCTGCCTGCAAATTTTTAGAATCAGAG GCTTCCGAACTAGAGAAAGAGGCATATCCAACTTTagatgagttgacttctcaaatCAATTCTCTGAATCTTGAGCGAGTTAGACAGATAAAAAATCATTTGGTTGCACTATCAGTGCGTGTGCAGAAG GTAAGGGATGAAATTGAACATTTATTGGATGATGACATGGACATGGCTGAAATGCACTTGACAGAGAAGCTCCTCCATCAGTCGGAAAGGGGATCATCAAAACTTGAAAACTCTGTTGAACCCGATAAAGAAAG TGATGAACTGGAGTCTGATGCTGCAAATGGCAAAGAGAATGCAGGTGGTTTCGACGCTGACATCCATGAGCTTGAAATGCTCTTAGAGGCTTACTTTATGCAGGTTGATGGTACTTTACGCAAACTATCCACG CTAAGAGACTATGTCGATGACACTGAGGATTACATCAACATCATGCTTGATGACAAGCAGAACCATCTGCTACAGATGGGAGTCATCCTCAGCATGGCCACCATTCTAATAACTGTTGGCATCCTTGTGACAG GAGGTAGCATAATTTTGTTCATAATAGCCATTTGGTGGGGTAGAAGAAGTGGGATACTGCAGTAA
- the LOC122034554 gene encoding magnesium transporter MRS2-F-like isoform X3, with protein sequence METRRSEAEGPLSTRVAAVDDAPPTPPAPTTGRRKAGPVREWLVVSASGWSYQEEVGKHSIMRRMGLPSRDLRVLDTLLSYPSTILGRERAVVIKLEHIRVIVTATEVLIPNFRDPLVAAFVQDLKSRVSTSISPQQASELEKEAYPTLDELTSQINSLNLERVRQIKNHLVALSVRVQKVRDEIEHLLDDDMDMAEMHLTEKLLHQSERGSSKLENSVEPDKESDELESDAANGKENAGGFDADIHELEMLLEAYFMQVDGTLRKLSTLRDYVDDTEDYINIMLDDKQNHLLQMGVILSMATILITVGILVTGIFAINIHIPLYDSPYITFEETVGALVGGSIILFIIAIWWGRRSGILQ encoded by the exons ATGGAGACACGCCGCTCCGAGGCAGAAGGCCCCCTCTCAACTCGCGTTGCCGCCGTCGACGACGCGCCACCAACGCCGCCAGCCCCAACGACCGGGCGAAGGAAGGCTGGTCCTGTTAGGGAATGGTTAGTCGTCTCGGCGTCCGGGTGGTCGTACCAGGAGGAGGTTGGGAAGCACTCGATCATGCGCCGCATGGGTCTCCCCTCCCGCGATCTACGAGTCCTCGACACACTGCTGTCGTACCCCTCCACTATACTCGGACGGGAGCGTGCCGTTGTGATCAAACTGGAGCATATTCGGGTGATCGTCACCGCCACGGAGGTCCTCATCCCCAACTTCAGGGACCCCCTGGTCGCCGCCTTTGTCCAGGATCTCAAATCTAGGGTTTCCACTTCGATCAGCCCCCAACAG GCTTCCGAACTAGAGAAAGAGGCATATCCAACTTTagatgagttgacttctcaaatCAATTCTCTGAATCTTGAGCGAGTTAGACAGATAAAAAATCATTTGGTTGCACTATCAGTGCGTGTGCAGAAG GTAAGGGATGAAATTGAACATTTATTGGATGATGACATGGACATGGCTGAAATGCACTTGACAGAGAAGCTCCTCCATCAGTCGGAAAGGGGATCATCAAAACTTGAAAACTCTGTTGAACCCGATAAAGAAAG TGATGAACTGGAGTCTGATGCTGCAAATGGCAAAGAGAATGCAGGTGGTTTCGACGCTGACATCCATGAGCTTGAAATGCTCTTAGAGGCTTACTTTATGCAGGTTGATGGTACTTTACGCAAACTATCCACG CTAAGAGACTATGTCGATGACACTGAGGATTACATCAACATCATGCTTGATGACAAGCAGAACCATCTGCTACAGATGGGAGTCATCCTCAGCATGGCCACCATTCTAATAACTGTTGGCATCCTTGTGACAGGTATATTTGCGATAAACATACACATCCCACTGTACGATTCTCCATATATCACGTTTGAGGAAACAGTGGGAGCTCTTGTAGGAGGTAGCATAATTTTGTTCATAATAGCCATTTGGTGGGGTAGAAGAAGTGGGATACTGCAGTAA